From the genome of Labrus bergylta chromosome 4, fLabBer1.1, whole genome shotgun sequence, one region includes:
- the sf3a2 gene encoding splicing factor 3A subunit 2, with amino-acid sequence MDFQHRAGGKTGSGGVASSSESNRDRRERLRQLALETIDINKDPYFMKNHLGSYECKLCLTLHNNEGSYLAHTQGKKHQTNLARRAAKEAKEAPAQPAPAKVKVEVKKFVKIGRPGYKVTKQRDPETGQQSLLFQIDYPEIAEGIGPRHRFMSAYEQRIEPPDRRWQYLLLAAEPYETIAFKVPSREIDKAENRFWTHWNRETKQFFLQFHFKMEKAITQSSGPAPPASVKRPPPLMSGGGPRPPSDNLPPPPPGGMSIPPLPPGAPGAPHMPPRMPMPPMPMRPPPPDGLTISNN; translated from the exons ATGGATTTCCAGCATCGTGCTGGAGGGAAGACGGGGAGCGGTGGGGTGGCATCTTCATCTGAGAGTAACCGTGACAGGCGAGAGCGGTTACGTCAGCTGGCTCTGGAGACcattgacatcaacaaagaccCCTACTTTATGAAGAATCATTTAGGATCATATGAGTGCAAACTTTGCTTGACTCTTCACAACAACGAG GGCAGCTACTTGGCTCACACACAGGGAAAGAAACATCAGACCAACTT AGCACGGAGAGCAGCCAAGGAGGCAAAGGAGGCTCCTGCTCAGCCAGCTCCAGCAAAAGTAAAAGTTGAGGTCAAGAAGTTTGTCAAAATTGGTCGTCCAGGATACAAAG TAACCAAACAGAGGGACCCAGAGACCGGACAGCAGTCCCTACTTTTCCAG ATTGATTACCCAGAGATCGCTGAAGGAATTGGACCGAGGCATCGTTTCATGTCTGCTTATGAACAGCGCATCGAGCCTCCTGATCGTCGCTGGCAGTACCTGCTCCTGGCTGCTGAGCCATATGAGACTATTGCATTTAAG gtCCCCAGTAGAGAAATTGATAAAGCAGAAAACCGCTTCTGGACCCACTGGAACAGAGAAACCAAACAG ttTTTCCTGCAATTCCACTTCAAAATGGAGAAAGCTATCACTCAGTCCAGCGGCCCAGCCCCTCCTGCAAGCGTGAagcgtcctcctcctctcatgaGTGGAGGTGGACCTCGCCCACCCAGTGACAATCTGCCCCCTCCCCCACCAGGAGGGATGTCCATCCCCCCTCTCCCACCTGGTGCACCAGGTGCCCCTCATATGCCCCCTCGGATGCCCATGCCCCCCATGCCAATGCGACCACCTCCTCCCGATGGCCTCACAATATCTAATAACTGA
- the plekhj1 gene encoding pleckstrin homology domain-containing family J member 1, which translates to MRFNEKELMSLSRQPSEKAAELGMRGPKKGDVVKKRLVKLVVNFLFYFRTDEEEPIGALLLEQCRVEKEDSLTFSIAFLDEAERKYLFECDSEEQCGEWIDCIVKASYEFMRKNLIFYRTEIHRLTGKDPLEQYGISDEARFQVSNGLQLMMRDTSSL; encoded by the exons ATGCGTTTCAACGAGAAGGAGTTGATGTCTCTCAGCCGGCAGCCCTCAGAGAAGGCAGCTGAGCTGGGGATGCGAGGACCAAAGAAAGGAGACG TGGTCAAGAAGAGGCTGGTGAAACTGGTCGTaaacttccttttttatttccgGACTGATGAGGAAGAG CCAATCGGTGCTTTGTTGCTGGAGCAGTGTCgggtggagaaggaggacagCTTGACCTTCTCTATTG CATTTCTGGATGAAGCAGAGAGGAAGTACCTGTTTGAGTGTGACTCTGAGGAGCAGTGTGGCGAGTGGATAGACTGCATCGTCAAAGCCAG TTATGAGTTCATGAGGAAGAACCTGATATTCTACAGAACAGAAATCCACAGGCTCACCGGCAAG GACCCCTTGGAGCAGTATGGCATATCAGATGAAGCTCGCTTCCAGGTCAGCAATGGCCTGCAACTGATGATGAGAGATACCTCCTCCCTGTAA
- the fzr1a gene encoding fizzy/cell division cycle 20 related 1a produces MDQDYECRLLRQINIQNENASPIKAVGVMRALTPTSSPLSSPSKHGDRFIPSRAGANWSVNFHRINEIEKSHNQNRKTKDGTTDNNKADGLAYSALLKNELLGAGIEKVQDPQSEDRRLQPSTPAKRSLFSYSVSAKRALPEEDGNTVSPYSLSPVSSNSQKLLRSPRKPTRKISKIPFKVLDAPELQDDFYLNLVDWSSLNVLSVGLGTCVYLWSACTSQVTRLCDLSVEGDSVTSVGWSERGNLVAVGTHKGFVQIWDAAAGKKLSVLEGHTARVGALAWNADQLSSGSRDRVILQRDIRAPPLQSERRLQGHRQEVCGLKWSTDHQLLASGGNDNKLLVWNHSSVLPVQQYTEHLAAVKAIAWSPHQHGLLASGGGTADRCIRFWNTLTGQPLQCTDTGSQVCNLAWSKHTNELVSTHGYSQNQILVWKYPSLTQVAKLTGHSYRVLYLAMSPDGEAIVTGAGDETLRFWNVFSKMRSTKESVSVLNLFTRIR; encoded by the exons ATGGATCAGGACTATGAGTGCAGGCTACTCAGACAGATCAACATCCAAAATGAGAATGCAAGTCCCATA AAAGCTGTAGGGGTGATGCGAGCTCTGACACCCACAAGCTCCCCTCTGTCGTCGCCTAGCAAGCATGGTGATCGCTTCATTCCCTCCCGGGCCGGAGCCAACTGGAGTGTTAACTTCCACCGCATCAAT GAAATTGAAAAGTCACACAATCAAAACCGGAAAACCAAAGACGGaacaacagacaacaacaaag CCGACGGTCTTGCATACTCAGCACTGCTGAAAAACGAGCTGTTAGGAGCCGGGATCGAAAAAGTCCAGGACCCTCAGTCAGAGGACCGCCGTCTGCAGCCGTCTACTCCCGCCAAAAGAAGCCTTTTtagt tatTCTGTTAGTGCTAAGCGAGCCCTGCCTGAAGAGGATGGAAACACAGTCTCTCCATATTCTCTGTCACCTGTCAGTAGCAACAG CCAGAAACTGCTGCGGTCGCCAAGGAAACCTACAcgaaaaatatcaaaaattcCCTTCAAAGTTCTGGACGCTCCTGAGCTGCAGGATGACTTCTACCTCAACCTAGTGGACTGGTCCTCTCTGAACGTGCTCAGTGTTGGACTTGGTACCTGTGTCTACCTGTGGAGTGCCTGCACCAGTCAG GTGACCCGCCTATGTGACCTTTCTGTAGAAGGAGATTCTGTAACGTCAGTGGGCTGGTCAGAGAGG GGTAACCTGGTGGCTGTGGGGACTCATAAAGGTTTTGTTCAGATCTGGGATGCAGCAGCAGGAAAGAAGCTTTCTGTATTAGAAGGACACACAGCCAGAGTGG GTGCGTTGGCCTGGAATGCAGATCAGCTGTCATCTGGGAGCCGTGATCGAGTGATTCTGCAGCGTGACATCAGGGCCCCGCCTCTTCAGTCGGAGCGACGTCTCCAAggacacagacaggaagtgtgcGGCCTTAAGTGGAGCACGGACCACCAACTGCTTGCTTCAGGTGGAAATGATAACAAG TTACTGGTGTGGAACCACTCAAGTGTCCTCCCAGTGCAGCAGTACACAGAGCACTTGGCTGCAGTGAAGGCCATCGCCTGGTCTCCTCACCAGCACGGCCTGCTCGCCTCTGGAGGTGGCACTGCCGACCGCTGCATTCGCTTCTGGAACACTCTGACAGGGCAGCCGTTGCAGTGCACGGACACCGGCTCTCAGGTCTGCAACCTGGCCTGGTCTAAGCACACCAATGAACTG GTCAGCACACATGGTTATTCCCAGAACCAGATCCTGGTGTGGAAGTATCCCTCTCTCACTCAAGTGGCCAAACTAACAGGACATTCCTACAGAGTACTCTACCTG GCCATGTCGCCTGATGGAGAAGCCATAGTAACAGGAGCTGGAGATGAAACCCTTCGCTTCTGGAACGTCTTTAGCAAGATGAGATCCACTAAG GAATCGGTGTCAGTGCTGAACCTTTTCACCAGGATCCGATAG